In Quercus robur chromosome 10, dhQueRobu3.1, whole genome shotgun sequence, a genomic segment contains:
- the LOC126702904 gene encoding clathrin interactor EPSIN 2-like isoform X4, with translation MKKVFDQTVRDLKREVNKKVLKVPGIEQKVLDSTSNEPWGPHGSLLADIAMATRNYHEYQMIMAVIWKRINDTGKNWRHVYKALTVLEYLVGHGSERVIDEIREHAYQIQTLSDFQYIDSSGRDQGSNVRKKSQSLVVLVNDKERIIEVRQKAAANRDKFRTASSTGGMYRPGSYGDRYEDDRYEGRYGSRDEDRNGYGYGKEREMGYRDDDRYGRYGDSNSRDGDRYGRDYDERSSRDGYRDDDYRGRSRSVDDYQYGSRSRSSDRDKDRAFDDDGQYSSRGSGARADDQSQEGRKLDRKFSEQNIGAPPSYEEAVSESRSPVHSERGGETPVASAPRDSSPVSNIPSQATTAPGASASPQNQEVEAFDEFDPRVSISAAPATSNNAEMDLLGSLSDSLAIVPTTSVTTASEADIHTNSAPSSTFVAAPSVANVVNQPFEDPFGDSPFKAIPSTDGVSSQQQTSASFQPTMNQSAEPLQPGVPKADMVSNFDFGDTFGGLTYSGPNVPTIQHQTNPQYLPQELSSPQENTDILADILPPSGPSPAFTSQPAPSPAFTSQPAFSAPAGQPAQPTANVYGSFHPQQGPMAPQVQAGPTAQLNSGSFLPQGGSTAPITSHMPFQTPAGPTPQLNGGNFYPQQGGSAPPITSHMASQAPTGPAAQFNGGNFLALQGSAAPQATHATYQTTTGPAVQQNNDFLGNMLPQSGPNNHMNLQQNLPSSSGSLSTVPQPSKDKFETKSTVWTDTLSRGLVNLNISGPKINPLADIGIDFDAINRKEKRMEKPAATPVTSTINMGKAMGSGSGIGRAGASALRAPPTPMMGSGMGVGMGMGMNMGMGGGPGAGMGMGAYGGMNQQPMGMRMGMNMGMNMNMGMGQGVHMQAPTGLPPGSNMSGGYNPMMGTGGYVPQQPYGGGYR, from the exons ATGAAGAAGGTCTTTGATCAAACCGTTAGGGATCT TAAAAGAGAGGTGAATAAGAAAGTGCTTAAAGTCCCTGGAATTGAACAGAAG gTTCTTGATTCTACTAGCAATGAGCCCTGGGGTCCTCATGGATCACTTCTTGCAGATATTGCAATGGCAACCAGAAACTA TCACGAATACCAGATGATCATGGCAGTAATCTGGAAGCGGATTAATGATACTGGCAAGAACTGGCGGCATGTCTATAAG GCTTTGACTGTTTTGGAGTACCTAGTAGGCCATGGGTCCGAGCGTGTCATAGATGAGATCAGggaacatgcatatcaaatacAA ACGTTGTCCGATTTTCAGTATATTGATTCCAGTGGAAGGGACCAGGGAAGCAATGTCAGGAAGAAATCTCAGAGTCTTGTGGTCCTAGTGAATGATAAAGAAAGGATAATTGAAGTTAGACAGAAGGCAGCTGCTAATAGGGACAA GTTCCGTACCGCCTCATCAACTGGTGGAATGTATAGGCCCGGTTCATATGGTGACAGATATGAGGATGATCGTTATGAAGGCCGCTATGGAAGCAGGGATGAAGATAGGAATGGTTATGGTTAtgggaaagaaagagaaatgggCTACAGGGATGATGACCGGTATGGCAGATATGGGGACTCAAATAGTCGTGATGGAGATCGTTATGGAAGAGATTATGATGAACGCAGTAGCAGAGATGGTTACAGGGATGATGATTACCGTGGAAGAAGTCGAAGTGTTGATGATTACCAATATGGCTCAAGAAGTAGGAGCTCTGACAGAGACAAAGACCGTGCTTTTGATGATGATGGTCAATATTCTTCTCG AGGCAGTGGTGCCAGAGCTGATGACCAATCTCAGGAGGGAAG GAAGCTCGATCGGAAATTTTCTGAACAGAATATTGGTGCTCCTCCAAGTTATGAAGAAGCTGTGAGTGAGTCCCGAAGCCCTGTTCACAGTGAAAG GGGTGGAGAAACTCCAGTGGCATCTGCTCCCAGAGATTCTTCACCAGTAAGCAATATTCCAAGCCAAGCAACCACTGCTCCTGGTGCTTCAGCATCTCCACAAAACCAGGAAGTTGAGGCTTTCGATGAATTTGACCCTCGAGTTTCAATTTCAG CTGCTCCAGCTACCTCAAACAATGCTGAGATGGACTTACTTGGCTCTCTGTCAGATTCATTAGCCATTGTGCCAACTACATCTGTTACCACAGCCTCTGAGGCTGATATTCACACAAACTCTGCTCCATCTTCCACTTTTGTGGCGGCACCATCAGTTGCTAATGTTGTAAATCAG CCTTTTGAAGATCCATTTGGCGACTCTCCTTTCAAAGCTATTCCTTCCACTGATGGTGTCTCGTCTCAACAGCAGACTTCTGCTTCCTTCCAGCCTACCATGAACCAGAGTGCTGAACCGCTCCAACCTGGTGTGCCAAAGGCTGATATGGTCTCAAATTTTGACTTTGGGGACACATTTGGGGGGCTTACTTACTCTGGGCCCAACGTCCCCACTATTCAACATCAAACAAACCCACAGTATTTGCCTCAGGAGCTGTCAAGTCCACAGGAGAACACTGATATTCTGGCAGACATCCTCCCACCTTCTGGACCTTCACCTGCATTCACTTCACAGCCAGCTCCTTCAC CTGCTTTTACTTCACAGCCAGCCTTTTCAGCTCCAGCTGGTCAACCTGCACAGCCAACTGCAAATGTTTATGGCAGTTTTCATCCACAGCAAGGACCTATGGCTCCTCAGGTTCAAGCTGGACCTACTGCACAGCTCAACAGTGGAAGCTTCCTCCCACAGGGAGGATCTACAGCTCCCATCACTTCACACATGCCTTTTCAAACTCCAGCTGGACCAACTCCACAGCTTAATGGTGGAAACTTTTATCCTCAACAGGGAGGATCTGCACCTCCCATCACTTCACATATGGCTTCTCAAGCACCAACTGGACCTGCTGCACAGTTCAACGGCGGGAACTTCCTTGCACTACAGGGTTCTGCAGCTCCACAAGCTACACATGCCACTTATCAAACTACCACCGGACCCGCTGTACAACAAAATAATGATTTCCTTGGTAATATGCTTCCTCAATCGGGACCAAACAACCACATGAATTTACAGCAAAATCTTCCATCTTCATCAGGATCACTTTCAACAGTTCCTCAACCATCCAAGGACAAGTTTGAGACCAAGTCAACTGTTTGGACTGATACACTAAGCAGAGGGCTAGTCAATTTAAATATATCCGGAC CTAAAATAAATCCATTGGCGGATATTGGAATTGATTTTGATGCCATTAATCGGAAGGAGAAGAGGATGGAAAAACCTGCTGCAACTCCTGTAACATCTACGATCAACATGGGTAAAGCTATGGGATCTGGTTCTGGGATAGGTCGTGCTGGTGCAAGTGCTCTCAGAGCTCCACCAACCCCTATGATGGGTTCTGGTATGGGTGTGGGCATGGGTATGGGTATGAATATGGGTATGGGTGGTGGGCCTGGTGCAGGCATGGGCATGGGGGCTTACGGAGGCATGAATCAACAACCCATGGGTATGAGAATGGGGATGAACATGGGCATGAATATGAATATGGGTATGGGGCAAGGAGTCCATATGCAAGCACCAACTGGATTACCTCCTGGATCAAACATGTCTGGTGGTTACAACCCCATGATGGGCACAGGTGGTTATGTGCCTCAGCAGCCTTATGGTGGCGGTTATCGATGA
- the LOC126702904 gene encoding clathrin interactor EPSIN 2-like isoform X2 yields the protein MKKVFDQTVRDLKREVNKKVLKVPGIEQKVLDSTSNEPWGPHGSLLADIAMATRNYHEYQMIMAVIWKRINDTGKNWRHVYKALTVLEYLVGHGSERVIDEIREHAYQIQTLSDFQYIDSSGRDQGSNVRKKSQSLVVLVNDKERIIEVRQKAAANRDKFRTASSTGGMYRPGSYGDRYEDDRYEGRYGSRDEDRNGYGYGKEREMGYRDDDRYGRYGDSNSRDGDRYGRDYDERSSRDGYRDDDYRGRSRSVDDYQYGSRSRSSDRDKDRAFDDDGQYSSRGSGARADDQSQEGRKLDRKFSEQNIGAPPSYEEAVSESRSPVHSERGGETPVASAPRDSSPVSNIPSQATTAPGASASPQNQEVEAFDEFDPRVSISAAPATSNNAEMDLLGSLSDSLAIVPTTSVTTASEADIHTNSAPSSTFVAAPSVANVVNQPFEDPFGDSPFKAIPSTDGVSSQQQTSASFQPTMNQSAEPLQPGVPKADMVSNFDFGDTFGGLTYSGPNVPTIQHQTNPQYLPQELSSPQENTDILADILPPSGPSPAFTSQPAPSPAFTSQPAPSPAFTSQPAFSAPAGQPAQPTANVYGSFHPQQGPMAPQVQAGPTAQLNSGSFLPQGGSTAPITSHMPFQTPAGPTPQLNGGNFYPQQGGSAPPITSHMASQAPTGPAAQFNGGNFLALQGSAAPQATHATYQTTTGPAVQQNNDFLGNMLPQSGPNNHMNLQQNLPSSSGSLSTVPQPSKDKFETKSTVWTDTLSRGLVNLNISGPKINPLADIGIDFDAINRKEKRMEKPAATPVTSTINMGKAMGSGSGIGRAGASALRAPPTPMMGSGMGVGMGMGMNMGMGGGPGAGMGMGAYGGMNQQPMGMRMGMNMGMNMNMGMGQGVHMQAPTGLPPGSNMSGGYNPMMGTGGYVPQQPYGGGYR from the exons ATGAAGAAGGTCTTTGATCAAACCGTTAGGGATCT TAAAAGAGAGGTGAATAAGAAAGTGCTTAAAGTCCCTGGAATTGAACAGAAG gTTCTTGATTCTACTAGCAATGAGCCCTGGGGTCCTCATGGATCACTTCTTGCAGATATTGCAATGGCAACCAGAAACTA TCACGAATACCAGATGATCATGGCAGTAATCTGGAAGCGGATTAATGATACTGGCAAGAACTGGCGGCATGTCTATAAG GCTTTGACTGTTTTGGAGTACCTAGTAGGCCATGGGTCCGAGCGTGTCATAGATGAGATCAGggaacatgcatatcaaatacAA ACGTTGTCCGATTTTCAGTATATTGATTCCAGTGGAAGGGACCAGGGAAGCAATGTCAGGAAGAAATCTCAGAGTCTTGTGGTCCTAGTGAATGATAAAGAAAGGATAATTGAAGTTAGACAGAAGGCAGCTGCTAATAGGGACAA GTTCCGTACCGCCTCATCAACTGGTGGAATGTATAGGCCCGGTTCATATGGTGACAGATATGAGGATGATCGTTATGAAGGCCGCTATGGAAGCAGGGATGAAGATAGGAATGGTTATGGTTAtgggaaagaaagagaaatgggCTACAGGGATGATGACCGGTATGGCAGATATGGGGACTCAAATAGTCGTGATGGAGATCGTTATGGAAGAGATTATGATGAACGCAGTAGCAGAGATGGTTACAGGGATGATGATTACCGTGGAAGAAGTCGAAGTGTTGATGATTACCAATATGGCTCAAGAAGTAGGAGCTCTGACAGAGACAAAGACCGTGCTTTTGATGATGATGGTCAATATTCTTCTCG AGGCAGTGGTGCCAGAGCTGATGACCAATCTCAGGAGGGAAG GAAGCTCGATCGGAAATTTTCTGAACAGAATATTGGTGCTCCTCCAAGTTATGAAGAAGCTGTGAGTGAGTCCCGAAGCCCTGTTCACAGTGAAAG GGGTGGAGAAACTCCAGTGGCATCTGCTCCCAGAGATTCTTCACCAGTAAGCAATATTCCAAGCCAAGCAACCACTGCTCCTGGTGCTTCAGCATCTCCACAAAACCAGGAAGTTGAGGCTTTCGATGAATTTGACCCTCGAGTTTCAATTTCAG CTGCTCCAGCTACCTCAAACAATGCTGAGATGGACTTACTTGGCTCTCTGTCAGATTCATTAGCCATTGTGCCAACTACATCTGTTACCACAGCCTCTGAGGCTGATATTCACACAAACTCTGCTCCATCTTCCACTTTTGTGGCGGCACCATCAGTTGCTAATGTTGTAAATCAG CCTTTTGAAGATCCATTTGGCGACTCTCCTTTCAAAGCTATTCCTTCCACTGATGGTGTCTCGTCTCAACAGCAGACTTCTGCTTCCTTCCAGCCTACCATGAACCAGAGTGCTGAACCGCTCCAACCTGGTGTGCCAAAGGCTGATATGGTCTCAAATTTTGACTTTGGGGACACATTTGGGGGGCTTACTTACTCTGGGCCCAACGTCCCCACTATTCAACATCAAACAAACCCACAGTATTTGCCTCAGGAGCTGTCAAGTCCACAGGAGAACACTGATATTCTGGCAGACATCCTCCCACCTTCTGGACCTTCACCTGCATTCACTTCACAGCCAGCTCCTTCACCTGCTTTTACTTCACAGCCAGCTCCTTCAC CTGCTTTTACTTCACAGCCAGCCTTTTCAGCTCCAGCTGGTCAACCTGCACAGCCAACTGCAAATGTTTATGGCAGTTTTCATCCACAGCAAGGACCTATGGCTCCTCAGGTTCAAGCTGGACCTACTGCACAGCTCAACAGTGGAAGCTTCCTCCCACAGGGAGGATCTACAGCTCCCATCACTTCACACATGCCTTTTCAAACTCCAGCTGGACCAACTCCACAGCTTAATGGTGGAAACTTTTATCCTCAACAGGGAGGATCTGCACCTCCCATCACTTCACATATGGCTTCTCAAGCACCAACTGGACCTGCTGCACAGTTCAACGGCGGGAACTTCCTTGCACTACAGGGTTCTGCAGCTCCACAAGCTACACATGCCACTTATCAAACTACCACCGGACCCGCTGTACAACAAAATAATGATTTCCTTGGTAATATGCTTCCTCAATCGGGACCAAACAACCACATGAATTTACAGCAAAATCTTCCATCTTCATCAGGATCACTTTCAACAGTTCCTCAACCATCCAAGGACAAGTTTGAGACCAAGTCAACTGTTTGGACTGATACACTAAGCAGAGGGCTAGTCAATTTAAATATATCCGGAC CTAAAATAAATCCATTGGCGGATATTGGAATTGATTTTGATGCCATTAATCGGAAGGAGAAGAGGATGGAAAAACCTGCTGCAACTCCTGTAACATCTACGATCAACATGGGTAAAGCTATGGGATCTGGTTCTGGGATAGGTCGTGCTGGTGCAAGTGCTCTCAGAGCTCCACCAACCCCTATGATGGGTTCTGGTATGGGTGTGGGCATGGGTATGGGTATGAATATGGGTATGGGTGGTGGGCCTGGTGCAGGCATGGGCATGGGGGCTTACGGAGGCATGAATCAACAACCCATGGGTATGAGAATGGGGATGAACATGGGCATGAATATGAATATGGGTATGGGGCAAGGAGTCCATATGCAAGCACCAACTGGATTACCTCCTGGATCAAACATGTCTGGTGGTTACAACCCCATGATGGGCACAGGTGGTTATGTGCCTCAGCAGCCTTATGGTGGCGGTTATCGATGA
- the LOC126702904 gene encoding clathrin interactor EPSIN 2-like isoform X1 — protein sequence MKKVFDQTVRDLKREVNKKVLKVPGIEQKVLDSTSNEPWGPHGSLLADIAMATRNYHEYQMIMAVIWKRINDTGKNWRHVYKALTVLEYLVGHGSERVIDEIREHAYQIQTLSDFQYIDSSGRDQGSNVRKKSQSLVVLVNDKERIIEVRQKAAANRDKFRTASSTGGMYRPGSYGDRYEDDRYEGRYGSRDEDRNGYGYGKEREMGYRDDDRYGRYGDSNSRDGDRYGRDYDERSSRDGYRDDDYRGRSRSVDDYQYGSRSRSSDRDKDRAFDDDGQYSSRGSGARADDQSQEGRKLDRKFSEQNIGAPPSYEEAVSESRSPVHSERGGETPVASAPRDSSPVSNIPSQATTAPGASASPQNQEVEAFDEFDPRVSISAAPATSNNAEMDLLGSLSDSLAIVPTTSVTTASEADIHTNSAPSSTFVAAPSVANVVNQPFEDPFGDSPFKAIPSTDGVSSQQQTSASFQPTMNQSAEPLQPGVPKADMVSNFDFGDTFGGLTYSGPNVPTIQHQTNPQYLPQELSSPQENTDILADILPPSGPSPAFTSQPAPSPAFTSQPAPSPAFTSQPALSPAFTSQPAFSAPAGQPAQPTANVYGSFHPQQGPMAPQVQAGPTAQLNSGSFLPQGGSTAPITSHMPFQTPAGPTPQLNGGNFYPQQGGSAPPITSHMASQAPTGPAAQFNGGNFLALQGSAAPQATHATYQTTTGPAVQQNNDFLGNMLPQSGPNNHMNLQQNLPSSSGSLSTVPQPSKDKFETKSTVWTDTLSRGLVNLNISGPKINPLADIGIDFDAINRKEKRMEKPAATPVTSTINMGKAMGSGSGIGRAGASALRAPPTPMMGSGMGVGMGMGMNMGMGGGPGAGMGMGAYGGMNQQPMGMRMGMNMGMNMNMGMGQGVHMQAPTGLPPGSNMSGGYNPMMGTGGYVPQQPYGGGYR from the exons ATGAAGAAGGTCTTTGATCAAACCGTTAGGGATCT TAAAAGAGAGGTGAATAAGAAAGTGCTTAAAGTCCCTGGAATTGAACAGAAG gTTCTTGATTCTACTAGCAATGAGCCCTGGGGTCCTCATGGATCACTTCTTGCAGATATTGCAATGGCAACCAGAAACTA TCACGAATACCAGATGATCATGGCAGTAATCTGGAAGCGGATTAATGATACTGGCAAGAACTGGCGGCATGTCTATAAG GCTTTGACTGTTTTGGAGTACCTAGTAGGCCATGGGTCCGAGCGTGTCATAGATGAGATCAGggaacatgcatatcaaatacAA ACGTTGTCCGATTTTCAGTATATTGATTCCAGTGGAAGGGACCAGGGAAGCAATGTCAGGAAGAAATCTCAGAGTCTTGTGGTCCTAGTGAATGATAAAGAAAGGATAATTGAAGTTAGACAGAAGGCAGCTGCTAATAGGGACAA GTTCCGTACCGCCTCATCAACTGGTGGAATGTATAGGCCCGGTTCATATGGTGACAGATATGAGGATGATCGTTATGAAGGCCGCTATGGAAGCAGGGATGAAGATAGGAATGGTTATGGTTAtgggaaagaaagagaaatgggCTACAGGGATGATGACCGGTATGGCAGATATGGGGACTCAAATAGTCGTGATGGAGATCGTTATGGAAGAGATTATGATGAACGCAGTAGCAGAGATGGTTACAGGGATGATGATTACCGTGGAAGAAGTCGAAGTGTTGATGATTACCAATATGGCTCAAGAAGTAGGAGCTCTGACAGAGACAAAGACCGTGCTTTTGATGATGATGGTCAATATTCTTCTCG AGGCAGTGGTGCCAGAGCTGATGACCAATCTCAGGAGGGAAG GAAGCTCGATCGGAAATTTTCTGAACAGAATATTGGTGCTCCTCCAAGTTATGAAGAAGCTGTGAGTGAGTCCCGAAGCCCTGTTCACAGTGAAAG GGGTGGAGAAACTCCAGTGGCATCTGCTCCCAGAGATTCTTCACCAGTAAGCAATATTCCAAGCCAAGCAACCACTGCTCCTGGTGCTTCAGCATCTCCACAAAACCAGGAAGTTGAGGCTTTCGATGAATTTGACCCTCGAGTTTCAATTTCAG CTGCTCCAGCTACCTCAAACAATGCTGAGATGGACTTACTTGGCTCTCTGTCAGATTCATTAGCCATTGTGCCAACTACATCTGTTACCACAGCCTCTGAGGCTGATATTCACACAAACTCTGCTCCATCTTCCACTTTTGTGGCGGCACCATCAGTTGCTAATGTTGTAAATCAG CCTTTTGAAGATCCATTTGGCGACTCTCCTTTCAAAGCTATTCCTTCCACTGATGGTGTCTCGTCTCAACAGCAGACTTCTGCTTCCTTCCAGCCTACCATGAACCAGAGTGCTGAACCGCTCCAACCTGGTGTGCCAAAGGCTGATATGGTCTCAAATTTTGACTTTGGGGACACATTTGGGGGGCTTACTTACTCTGGGCCCAACGTCCCCACTATTCAACATCAAACAAACCCACAGTATTTGCCTCAGGAGCTGTCAAGTCCACAGGAGAACACTGATATTCTGGCAGACATCCTCCCACCTTCTGGACCTTCACCTGCATTCACTTCACAGCCAGCTCCTTCACCTGCTTTTACTTCACAGCCAGCTCCTTCACCTGCTTTTACTTCACAGCCAGCTCTTTCACCTGCTTTTACTTCACAGCCAGCCTTTTCAGCTCCAGCTGGTCAACCTGCACAGCCAACTGCAAATGTTTATGGCAGTTTTCATCCACAGCAAGGACCTATGGCTCCTCAGGTTCAAGCTGGACCTACTGCACAGCTCAACAGTGGAAGCTTCCTCCCACAGGGAGGATCTACAGCTCCCATCACTTCACACATGCCTTTTCAAACTCCAGCTGGACCAACTCCACAGCTTAATGGTGGAAACTTTTATCCTCAACAGGGAGGATCTGCACCTCCCATCACTTCACATATGGCTTCTCAAGCACCAACTGGACCTGCTGCACAGTTCAACGGCGGGAACTTCCTTGCACTACAGGGTTCTGCAGCTCCACAAGCTACACATGCCACTTATCAAACTACCACCGGACCCGCTGTACAACAAAATAATGATTTCCTTGGTAATATGCTTCCTCAATCGGGACCAAACAACCACATGAATTTACAGCAAAATCTTCCATCTTCATCAGGATCACTTTCAACAGTTCCTCAACCATCCAAGGACAAGTTTGAGACCAAGTCAACTGTTTGGACTGATACACTAAGCAGAGGGCTAGTCAATTTAAATATATCCGGAC CTAAAATAAATCCATTGGCGGATATTGGAATTGATTTTGATGCCATTAATCGGAAGGAGAAGAGGATGGAAAAACCTGCTGCAACTCCTGTAACATCTACGATCAACATGGGTAAAGCTATGGGATCTGGTTCTGGGATAGGTCGTGCTGGTGCAAGTGCTCTCAGAGCTCCACCAACCCCTATGATGGGTTCTGGTATGGGTGTGGGCATGGGTATGGGTATGAATATGGGTATGGGTGGTGGGCCTGGTGCAGGCATGGGCATGGGGGCTTACGGAGGCATGAATCAACAACCCATGGGTATGAGAATGGGGATGAACATGGGCATGAATATGAATATGGGTATGGGGCAAGGAGTCCATATGCAAGCACCAACTGGATTACCTCCTGGATCAAACATGTCTGGTGGTTACAACCCCATGATGGGCACAGGTGGTTATGTGCCTCAGCAGCCTTATGGTGGCGGTTATCGATGA